The following coding sequences lie in one Angustibacter luteus genomic window:
- a CDS encoding ABC transporter permease, whose protein sequence is MARTYAAHAKPAWQRLLLTREVAVIALLVVVVLYARARVPNFSGPLTLPYLLLDAAPVLLIALPMTLVIITGEIDLSVASVVGLSSVMVGLLHQHGMSIPLAAVVAVVVGVVCGAFNGFLVAYVGLPSLAVTIGTLALYRGIAVGLLGTKAVTDFPDRWTSLATDRIGDTQLPLVVIPIVVLAVGFAVLLHFSTFGRGIFDIGLNRETAHFSGVDVARTKLLLFVMSGAVAAFAGIFYTLRYGSSRGDNATGLELQVVAAVLLGGVSIFGGRGALHGVVAGVLLIGVISSALRLQDVTVNVINIIIGLLLIASVMSTSVLGWVATLRPPGSSTKGQLGSSSAPERVDATSRKEER, encoded by the coding sequence ATGGCCCGGACCTACGCCGCCCACGCCAAGCCGGCCTGGCAGCGACTGCTGCTCACCCGCGAGGTCGCCGTCATCGCGCTGCTGGTGGTCGTCGTCCTCTACGCCCGCGCCCGGGTGCCCAACTTCAGCGGGCCGCTCACGCTTCCGTACCTGCTGCTGGACGCCGCGCCGGTCCTGCTCATCGCGCTGCCGATGACCCTGGTCATCATCACCGGTGAGATCGACCTGTCCGTGGCCAGCGTCGTGGGGCTGAGCAGCGTCATGGTTGGTCTGCTGCACCAGCACGGCATGTCGATCCCGCTGGCGGCCGTGGTGGCCGTGGTCGTCGGGGTGGTCTGCGGGGCGTTCAACGGGTTCCTCGTCGCCTACGTCGGCCTGCCGTCGCTGGCCGTCACGATCGGCACGCTCGCGCTCTACCGTGGCATCGCCGTCGGCCTGCTGGGCACCAAGGCGGTGACCGACTTCCCGGACCGCTGGACCAGCCTGGCCACGGACCGCATCGGTGACACCCAGCTTCCCCTCGTGGTCATCCCGATCGTCGTCCTCGCCGTCGGTTTCGCGGTGCTGCTGCACTTCTCGACGTTCGGTCGAGGCATCTTCGACATCGGGCTGAACCGCGAGACCGCGCACTTCTCCGGCGTGGACGTGGCGCGCACGAAGCTGCTGCTGTTCGTGATGTCGGGCGCGGTCGCGGCCTTCGCCGGCATCTTCTACACGCTGCGCTACGGCAGCTCGCGCGGTGACAACGCCACCGGGCTCGAGCTGCAGGTGGTGGCCGCGGTGCTGCTCGGCGGGGTGTCGATCTTCGGCGGCCGCGGCGCGCTGCACGGCGTGGTCGCGGGTGTCCTGCTGATCGGGGTCATCTCCAGCGCCCTGCGCCTGCAGGACGTGACGGTCAACGTCATCAACATCATCATCGGGCTCCTGCTCATCGCCTCGGTGATGTCCACCAGCGTCCTGGGCTGGGTCGCGACCCTGCGTCCCCCGGGATCCAGCACGAAGGGTCAGCTGGGTTCCTCCAGCGCGCCTGAACGCGTCGACGCCACATCGAGGAAGGAAGAACGATGA
- a CDS encoding ABC transporter permease, with translation MSESTLVAPSRVSPARRALTTVLTSRELAIALVLVVLIAAATAKTDSFLFSQNSWRDLLLTPAILVLLAVGEAVVIITRNVDLSVGSVLALTAYLTGRLFVDHPQIGIVPVFLAGLAMGAVLGLVNGLLVSFGKVPALVITLGTLYIYRGIVLTWAGSNRINASDMPDDFLALGTKTVLSVPVLTIIAVVVLAAVGYYLHTARGGREMYAIGSDPDAAVLYGLSVRKRVTAAFVLSGALAGLAGVVYAARYGTISSGAGLGLELQAVGAVVIGGVAIFGGSGTVWGAAIGAVLLVTINRALPILGIPDFWQQAVVGALIIGAIVLDRALAHRRSRRLVEARDA, from the coding sequence ATGAGCGAGTCCACGCTCGTCGCCCCCAGCCGCGTCTCGCCCGCCCGCCGGGCCCTGACCACGGTCCTCACCTCGCGCGAGCTGGCGATCGCCCTCGTGCTCGTCGTCCTCATCGCCGCGGCCACGGCCAAGACGGACAGCTTCCTGTTCAGCCAGAACAGCTGGCGCGACCTGCTGCTGACGCCGGCGATCCTGGTGCTGCTGGCCGTCGGCGAGGCGGTCGTCATCATCACCCGCAACGTCGACCTGTCGGTCGGGTCCGTCCTGGCCCTGACGGCCTACCTCACCGGTCGCCTGTTCGTCGACCACCCGCAGATCGGCATCGTCCCGGTGTTCCTGGCCGGCCTCGCGATGGGTGCGGTGCTCGGTCTGGTGAACGGGCTGCTGGTGTCGTTCGGCAAGGTGCCGGCGCTGGTCATCACGCTGGGCACGCTGTACATCTACCGCGGCATCGTGCTGACCTGGGCGGGCAGCAACCGGATCAACGCCTCCGACATGCCCGACGACTTCCTCGCGCTGGGAACCAAGACGGTGCTGTCGGTGCCGGTGCTGACCATCATCGCGGTCGTCGTCCTCGCCGCCGTCGGGTACTACCTGCACACCGCCCGCGGCGGCCGGGAGATGTACGCGATCGGCTCGGACCCCGACGCCGCGGTGCTGTACGGGCTGAGCGTCCGCAAGCGGGTCACGGCCGCGTTCGTCCTCAGCGGCGCCCTGGCCGGTCTCGCCGGCGTGGTCTACGCGGCCCGCTACGGGACGATCAGCTCGGGCGCCGGGTTGGGGCTCGAGCTCCAGGCCGTCGGCGCCGTCGTGATCGGCGGCGTCGCCATCTTCGGCGGCAGCGGCACGGTCTGGGGCGCGGCGATCGGTGCGGTGCTGCTCGTCACCATCAACCGGGCGCTGCCGATCCTGGGGATCCCCGACTTCTGGCAGCAGGCCGTCGTCGGCGCGCTGATCATCGGCGCGATCGTGCTCGACCGGGCGTTGGCGCACCGACGATCGCGCCGGCTCGTCGAAGCGAGGGACGCCTGA
- a CDS encoding sugar ABC transporter ATP-binding protein → MTVSQTPPALQLDQVRKSFGPVVALRSGSLTVRSGSIHALVGENGAGKSTLVKIVAGVYQRDGGDLRLHGTSVDFSSTAESKAAGVAVIYQEPVLFPDLSVTENIFMGRQPHRSLRRIDRTAMHDEATALFARLGVHLDPRRPALGLSIADQQIIEIAKAISLDASVLVMDEPTAALSGVEVERLFQVARSLRDEGRALVFISHRFDEVFALCDTVTVMRDGEYVSTDATADTTVDAIVARMVGREVGNLFPKTPATIGDVVLEVEGLESAGVFHDIGFTVRAGEIVALAGLVGAGRSEIARAVFGVDRYDRGTVRLNGKRVPGHSPRAAVRAGMALVPEDRRQQGLVTEASVAHNVASVIRRRIAAAGLLTTGMETAAAQTWAARLEVKTNALDMRGATMSGGNQQKVVIAKWLATEPVLLVIDEPTRGIDVGTKAEVHRLLSELAGQGLAILMISSELPEVLGMADRVLVVCEGRITADIPSAEATAESVMLAATRGLERPA, encoded by the coding sequence ATGACGGTGAGCCAGACACCGCCTGCCCTGCAGCTCGACCAGGTGCGCAAGTCGTTCGGTCCCGTCGTCGCGCTGCGCTCCGGCAGCCTCACCGTGCGGTCCGGATCGATCCACGCGCTCGTTGGCGAGAACGGGGCCGGCAAGTCGACGCTGGTCAAGATCGTGGCCGGGGTGTACCAGCGCGACGGTGGTGACCTGCGGCTGCACGGCACCAGCGTCGACTTCTCGTCCACCGCCGAGTCCAAGGCGGCCGGGGTCGCGGTCATCTACCAGGAGCCGGTGCTGTTCCCGGACCTGTCGGTAACGGAGAACATCTTCATGGGCCGCCAGCCGCACCGGTCGCTGCGGCGGATCGACCGCACGGCGATGCACGACGAGGCGACGGCGCTGTTCGCGCGGCTCGGCGTGCACCTGGACCCGCGTCGGCCGGCGCTCGGCCTGTCCATCGCCGACCAGCAGATCATCGAGATCGCGAAGGCGATCTCGCTCGACGCGAGCGTCCTGGTGATGGACGAACCGACCGCCGCGCTGAGCGGGGTCGAGGTCGAGCGGCTGTTCCAGGTGGCGCGCAGCCTGCGTGACGAGGGACGTGCCCTCGTGTTCATCTCGCACCGCTTCGACGAGGTGTTCGCGCTGTGCGACACCGTCACGGTGATGCGGGACGGCGAGTACGTGTCCACCGACGCGACCGCGGACACCACGGTCGACGCGATCGTCGCCCGGATGGTCGGCCGCGAGGTCGGCAACCTCTTCCCGAAGACCCCGGCCACCATCGGCGACGTCGTCCTTGAGGTCGAGGGCCTGGAGTCCGCCGGGGTGTTCCACGACATCGGCTTCACGGTCCGAGCCGGGGAGATCGTGGCGCTGGCCGGGCTGGTCGGCGCCGGTCGCAGCGAGATCGCCCGAGCCGTGTTCGGGGTCGACCGGTACGACCGCGGCACCGTGCGGCTGAACGGCAAGCGCGTCCCCGGGCACAGCCCGCGGGCGGCGGTCCGGGCCGGCATGGCGCTGGTGCCGGAGGACCGTCGTCAGCAGGGGCTGGTCACGGAGGCCTCGGTGGCGCACAACGTCGCCAGCGTCATCCGCCGCCGGATCGCCGCGGCGGGACTGCTCACGACCGGGATGGAGACCGCGGCCGCGCAGACCTGGGCGGCCCGACTGGAGGTCAAGACCAACGCGCTGGACATGCGCGGCGCGACGATGAGCGGCGGCAACCAGCAGAAGGTCGTCATTGCCAAGTGGCTGGCGACCGAGCCGGTGCTGCTGGTCATCGACGAGCCGACCCGCGGTATCGACGTCGGCACCAAGGCCGAGGTGCACCGGCTCCTGTCCGAGCTGGCCGGCCAGGGCCTGGCCATCCTGATGATCTCGTCCGAGCTGCCCGAGGTCCTCGGGATGGCGGACCGGGTCCTGGTCGTGTGCGAGGGCCGGATCACCGCGGACATCCCCAGCGCCGAGGCGACCGCGGAGTCCGTGATGCTCGCCGCCACCCGCGGGTTGGAGCGTCCGGCATGA
- a CDS encoding LacI family DNA-binding transcriptional regulator: MPIARVRDVAALAGVSPGTVSNALNHPAKVTPETLSRIQSAIDELGFVRNDAARQLRAGTNRSVGLVVLDVANPFFTDVAHGVEDELGPADRPLILGNSAQSAARELTYLTLFEEQRISGLLITPAGNVVERLRRLRDRGTAVVLVDRLSRTRDFASVSVDDRLGGRLAAEHLLDVGRRRIAFIGGPLGITQVKTRLKAAQDAVARFGSGELVVMASATMDATAGRLAAEEFLALPRRRRPDAVFAANDLVALGVLQALTMAGVRVPDDVAIIGYDDIDFAASAAIPLSSVRQPAHEMGAAAARILLEVIADPDQANPRHTTFKPELVARASTRSS, translated from the coding sequence ATGCCGATCGCCCGAGTGCGTGACGTCGCCGCGCTCGCCGGCGTCTCGCCCGGCACCGTGTCCAACGCCCTGAACCACCCGGCGAAGGTCACGCCCGAGACGCTCTCCCGCATCCAGTCGGCGATCGACGAGCTCGGCTTCGTCCGCAACGACGCCGCCCGTCAGCTGCGGGCCGGTACCAACCGGTCGGTCGGCCTGGTCGTCCTGGACGTCGCGAACCCGTTCTTCACCGACGTCGCGCACGGCGTCGAGGACGAGCTCGGGCCCGCCGACCGTCCACTGATCCTCGGCAACAGCGCGCAGTCAGCGGCCCGCGAGCTCACCTACCTGACCCTGTTCGAGGAGCAGCGGATCAGCGGGCTGCTGATCACGCCAGCGGGGAACGTCGTCGAGCGGCTGCGTCGGTTGCGCGACCGCGGCACCGCCGTCGTCCTGGTGGACCGGCTCAGCCGCACCCGCGACTTCGCCTCGGTGTCGGTGGACGACCGGCTCGGCGGGCGCCTGGCCGCCGAGCACCTGCTGGACGTCGGCCGGCGGCGGATCGCCTTCATCGGTGGCCCGCTGGGCATCACCCAGGTCAAGACCCGCCTGAAGGCCGCGCAGGACGCGGTCGCCCGGTTCGGCTCCGGCGAGCTGGTCGTCATGGCCAGCGCGACCATGGACGCGACGGCCGGACGCCTTGCGGCAGAGGAGTTCCTGGCGCTACCCCGGCGCCGTCGTCCGGACGCCGTCTTCGCCGCCAACGATCTCGTCGCGCTCGGCGTCCTGCAGGCTCTGACCATGGCCGGCGTCCGCGTGCCGGACGACGTGGCGATCATCGGCTACGACGACATCGACTTCGCGGCGTCCGCGGCGATCCCGTTGTCATCGGTCCGGCAGCCGGCTCACGAGATGGGCGCGGCGGCGGCCCGGATCCTGCTCGAGGTGATCGCCGACCCGGACCAGGCGAACCCCCGGCACACCACGTTCAAGCCCGAGCTGGTCGCGCGAGCCTCCACCCGCTCGTCGTAA
- a CDS encoding MFS transporter translates to MLVTQLMVVLDASIVTVALPDMARSLDLSQTGLSWVMNAYTLAFGGLLLLGARAGDLLGRRRVFLGGMALFVLASLIGGLAPSGAWLIASRAVQGVGAAFAAPTVLAMITISVPEGRARTRAMGLFTAVSIGGVALGLLAGGMLTDWVSWRWVMFVNVPIGIGVLVAAWLVLPETQRHTGRVDVAGAITSTLGMTALVYGFVRAADAGWSDVVSVASFVAAAVLLVGFVFIERRAEAPVVPLALFRDRMRVGSYLGRMLLVAGMMGMFFFMTQLLQTEVGYSPLQAGLAFLPTTVGVLLASQLSARRLVEAIGPRSTMVLGSLVSASAVFWLSHTSSDPAYWTIGVPLFLMGLGNGTVFVPITVAALRGVEPRHAGAAAGLVNVSQQIGATLGLAVLVTVFSAASRHAVAAGPAGRDAVEQARHVFVTGADSALLAASVLIVLVAVVVAVTNRAPRSPAAVAVPVLAD, encoded by the coding sequence GTGCTCGTCACCCAGCTGATGGTCGTGCTCGACGCGAGCATCGTCACCGTCGCGCTGCCGGACATGGCGCGCTCGCTCGACCTGTCCCAGACCGGCCTGTCCTGGGTGATGAACGCCTACACCCTGGCCTTCGGCGGCCTGCTCCTGCTCGGCGCCCGAGCCGGAGACCTGCTCGGCCGACGCCGGGTCTTCCTCGGCGGCATGGCGCTCTTCGTGCTGGCCTCCCTGATCGGCGGGCTCGCGCCGTCCGGCGCCTGGCTCATCGCCTCCCGCGCCGTGCAGGGTGTCGGCGCCGCCTTCGCCGCACCGACCGTGCTGGCCATGATCACCATCAGCGTCCCCGAGGGGCGCGCCCGCACCCGCGCCATGGGGCTGTTCACCGCGGTCTCGATCGGCGGCGTCGCCCTCGGCCTGCTGGCCGGCGGGATGCTCACCGACTGGGTGTCCTGGCGGTGGGTGATGTTCGTCAACGTCCCGATCGGGATCGGCGTGCTCGTCGCCGCCTGGCTGGTGCTGCCGGAGACCCAGCGGCACACCGGACGGGTGGACGTGGCAGGCGCCATCACCTCCACGCTGGGCATGACCGCCCTCGTCTACGGCTTCGTGCGCGCGGCCGACGCCGGCTGGTCGGACGTCGTCAGCGTGGCCTCGTTCGTGGCCGCGGCGGTGCTGCTGGTCGGCTTCGTGTTCATCGAGCGACGCGCGGAGGCCCCGGTCGTCCCGCTGGCCCTCTTCCGCGACCGGATGCGGGTGGGGTCCTACCTGGGCCGCATGCTGCTGGTGGCCGGGATGATGGGCATGTTCTTCTTCATGACCCAGCTGCTGCAGACCGAGGTCGGCTACTCGCCGCTGCAGGCGGGCCTGGCGTTCCTGCCGACCACCGTCGGGGTGCTGCTCGCCTCGCAGCTGTCCGCCCGTCGCCTGGTCGAGGCCATCGGACCGCGCTCGACCATGGTCCTCGGCTCGCTGGTCTCGGCGTCCGCGGTGTTCTGGTTGAGCCACACCTCGTCCGACCCGGCGTACTGGACCATCGGGGTGCCGCTGTTCCTCATGGGGCTCGGCAACGGCACGGTGTTCGTGCCGATCACCGTGGCCGCCCTGCGGGGCGTCGAGCCCCGGCACGCCGGTGCAGCGGCCGGGCTGGTCAACGTCTCGCAGCAGATCGGCGCGACCCTCGGCCTCGCGGTGCTCGTCACCGTGTTCAGTGCGGCCTCGCGGCACGCGGTCGCCGCCGGACCGGCCGGCCGGGACGCCGTCGAGCAGGCTCGGCACGTGTTCGTGACCGGGGCGGACTCGGCCCTGCTGGCCGCGTCCGTGCTGATCGTGCTCGTGGCCGTCGTGGTGGCGGTGACGAACCGGGCGCCGCGCTCGCCGGCTGCGGTCGCCGTCCCGGTGCTCGCCGACTGA
- a CDS encoding helix-turn-helix domain-containing protein, with product MSAEPATVPTAESTAESTPQGGGPQRPLRADARRNYDLIVDAARTTLREQGASASLEEIARRAGVGIGTLYRRFPNRLDLLEAVYREDVDGLRVQTEQLVADVEPWTAVELWVEALLAYASTKRALFAELVEAIGRDSELLTYSRSVINGTAERVLEYGKAGGVVRADIVPADVIRLVAGCSMMGALEDEQHRRVVDIVLAGIRA from the coding sequence GTGAGCGCGGAGCCGGCGACGGTGCCGACGGCCGAGTCGACGGCCGAGTCGACCCCCCAGGGCGGCGGCCCGCAGCGCCCCCTGCGTGCGGACGCGCGACGCAACTACGACCTGATCGTCGACGCCGCCCGGACGACGCTGCGCGAGCAGGGCGCTTCGGCCTCCCTGGAGGAGATCGCCCGCCGGGCCGGCGTGGGCATCGGCACGCTGTACCGCCGCTTCCCCAACCGCCTGGACCTGCTCGAGGCCGTCTACCGCGAGGACGTCGACGGGCTGCGGGTGCAGACCGAGCAGCTGGTCGCGGACGTCGAGCCCTGGACCGCCGTCGAGCTCTGGGTCGAGGCGCTGCTGGCGTACGCGTCCACCAAGCGCGCCCTGTTCGCCGAGCTCGTCGAGGCGATCGGCCGCGACAGCGAGCTGCTCACCTACTCGCGTTCGGTCATCAACGGCACGGCGGAGCGCGTGCTGGAGTACGGCAAGGCGGGCGGAGTGGTGCGCGCCGACATCGTCCCCGCGGACGTCATCCGGCTGGTCGCCGGCTGCTCGATGATGGGCGCTCTCGAGGACGAGCAGCACCGCCGCGTGGTCGACATCGTGCTGGCGGGCATCCGCGCCTGA
- a CDS encoding DUF5995 family protein, producing the protein MNEPTSPIGAVVAAMQERLDGLPAAKRSRAVFLETYSRTTSAVAGAIEQGVFEDGPWVERWDVAFADLYLAALDADLAGGPGVPRPWRLAFDAPPDLPALRHVLLGINAHINYDLPQALLRVISDADFADAAVLGRRRGDHERIDAVLSGRVADEDDELAATSGRTLLDRALQPLNRLASKRFLREARQKVWHNTEELQRARLDGDAAYGVRLGELELLSAAKIADLLAPGQVLLRLAVAGFGVVLPPPRS; encoded by the coding sequence GTGAACGAGCCGACCAGCCCGATCGGCGCGGTGGTCGCGGCCATGCAGGAGCGGCTGGACGGGCTGCCCGCGGCGAAGCGTTCGCGCGCGGTGTTCCTGGAGACGTACTCCCGCACCACGTCCGCAGTGGCGGGCGCCATCGAGCAGGGCGTCTTCGAGGACGGCCCGTGGGTCGAGCGCTGGGACGTCGCGTTCGCCGACCTGTACCTGGCAGCCCTCGACGCGGACCTGGCGGGCGGTCCGGGGGTGCCCCGCCCGTGGCGGCTGGCCTTCGACGCGCCGCCGGACCTGCCGGCCCTGCGGCACGTGCTGCTCGGCATCAACGCGCACATCAACTACGACCTGCCGCAGGCCCTGCTGCGCGTCATCAGCGACGCCGACTTCGCTGACGCCGCCGTCCTCGGGCGCCGGCGTGGTGACCACGAGCGGATCGACGCGGTGCTGTCCGGGCGGGTGGCCGACGAGGACGACGAGCTGGCGGCGACGTCTGGTCGCACCCTGCTCGACCGGGCCCTGCAGCCGCTGAACCGGTTGGCGTCCAAGCGTTTCTTGCGCGAGGCGCGGCAGAAGGTGTGGCACAACACCGAGGAGCTGCAGCGCGCGCGGCTGGACGGTGACGCGGCATACGGCGTTCGGCTCGGCGAGCTCGAGCTGTTGAGCGCGGCGAAGATCGCCGATCTGCTTGCGCCAGGTCAGGTGCTGCTGCGGCTGGCGGTCGCGGGGTTCGGCGTGGTGCTGCCGCCGCCGCGCTCGTAG
- a CDS encoding class I SAM-dependent methyltransferase, which produces MARDEATHHALDDVTNAQREMWGRGDFHRIGVGQVLVGELLVRALGVGPGERVLDVAGGAGNASLAAARRWADVTCTDYVPHLLFRARVRAAAEGLPLALAVADAQRLPFPDASFDVVVSTFGAMFAPDQEATAAELLRVLRPGGRLGMANWTPDSWVGEQFALQARFLPPPEGVRSPALWGTTARLEDLLGVAVDAVRTTVAQSEFMHRDPDKLWEQFSVWFGPVATALERLDPLQRTDFQRAWQSVTDRHNVAVDGGCRIPSSYLEVVAVKRHGPASGP; this is translated from the coding sequence ATGGCACGCGATGAGGCCACCCACCACGCGCTGGACGACGTCACCAACGCGCAGCGGGAGATGTGGGGTCGAGGCGACTTCCACCGTATCGGCGTCGGGCAGGTGCTGGTCGGCGAGCTCCTGGTGCGGGCGCTCGGGGTCGGTCCGGGGGAGCGGGTGCTGGACGTGGCCGGTGGGGCCGGCAACGCCTCGCTCGCCGCCGCCCGTCGCTGGGCCGACGTGACCTGCACGGACTACGTGCCGCACCTGCTGTTCCGCGCGCGCGTCCGGGCCGCCGCCGAGGGGCTGCCGCTGGCGCTCGCCGTCGCCGACGCCCAGCGCCTGCCGTTCCCGGACGCCAGCTTCGACGTCGTGGTCTCGACCTTCGGCGCCATGTTCGCGCCCGACCAGGAGGCCACCGCGGCCGAGCTGCTGCGCGTGCTCCGCCCCGGCGGCCGGCTGGGGATGGCCAACTGGACGCCGGACTCGTGGGTCGGTGAACAGTTCGCCCTCCAGGCCCGGTTCCTCCCGCCGCCCGAGGGGGTGCGCTCACCCGCGCTCTGGGGCACCACGGCACGACTGGAGGACCTGCTCGGTGTGGCCGTGGACGCCGTCCGGACGACGGTGGCGCAGTCCGAGTTCATGCACCGGGACCCCGACAAGCTGTGGGAGCAGTTCAGCGTCTGGTTCGGCCCCGTCGCCACGGCGCTCGAGCGGCTGGACCCGCTGCAGCGCACGGACTTCCAGCGGGCGTGGCAATCGGTGACTGACCGGCACAACGTGGCCGTGGACGGCGGGTGCCGGATCCCGTCGTCCTACCTGGAGGTCGTGGCGGTCAAGCGGCACGGTCCGGCGAGCGGGCCGTGA
- a CDS encoding DUF4242 domain-containing protein yields the protein MPRFMDVHTIEGGVSAADVAGAHQADLATQGPHGVSYLKYWVDEQAGKIFCLVDAPDAEAANTVHREAHGLVADEIYPVSEHV from the coding sequence ATGCCGCGTTTCATGGACGTGCACACCATCGAGGGCGGGGTGTCGGCGGCTGACGTCGCCGGCGCCCACCAGGCGGACCTGGCCACCCAGGGCCCGCACGGCGTCAGCTACCTCAAGTACTGGGTCGACGAGCAGGCGGGCAAGATCTTCTGCCTGGTCGACGCCCCGGACGCCGAGGCCGCGAACACCGTTCACCGCGAGGCACACGGCCTCGTCGCCGACGAGATCTACCCCGTCAGCGAGCACGTGTGA